A window from Bubalus kerabau isolate K-KA32 ecotype Philippines breed swamp buffalo chromosome 5, PCC_UOA_SB_1v2, whole genome shotgun sequence encodes these proteins:
- the LOC129653702 gene encoding olfactory receptor 8A1-like → MATENHSTVTEFILQGLTDRPELQLPLFFLFLGIYLVTMIGNLGVITLICLNAHLHTPMYYFLSNLSFVDLCYSSVITPKMLVNFVSEKNTISYAGCMAQLYFFLVFVIAECYMLTVMAYDRYVAICRPLLYNINMSHQVCSLLVAGVYAIGFIGSTIETGLMLKQSYCEHFISYYFCEILPLMKLTCSSTYDVEMTVFIFAVFNFIVTSSTVLISYAFILSSILRISTTEGRSKAFSTCSSHFAAVGIFYGTTAFMYLKPSTANSLAQENVASVFYTTVIPMLNPLIYSLRNKEVKVAIQKTLRVKSF, encoded by the coding sequence ATGGCTACAGAAAATCACTCTACAGTGACAGAGTTCATTCTTCAGGGTTTGACAGATCGGCCAGAGCTTCAGCTCccacttttcttcctcttccttgggATCTACTTGGTCACCATGATAGGGAACCTGGGCGTGataacactgatttgtctgaATGCCCACcttcacacccccatgtactactTCCTCAGCAACCTGTCCTTTGTGGATCTCTGCTACTCCTCTGTCATTACCCCTAAGATGCTGGTGAACTTTGTGTCAGAGAAGAACACCATCTCCTATGCAGGGTGCATGGCCCAGCTCTACTTCTTCCTGGTGTTTGTCATTGCTGAGTGTTACATGCTGacagtgatggcctatgaccgctatgttgCCATCTGCAGACCTTTGCTTTACAACATCAACATGTCTCATCAAGTCTGCTCCCTTCTGGTAGCTGGGGTCTATGCCATAGGGTTCATTGGTTCAACTATAGAGACTGGCCTCATGTTGAAACAGTCCTATTGTGAACACTTCATCAGTTATTACTTCTGTGAAATCCTCCCCCTCATGAAGCTAACCTGCTCTAGCACCTACGATGTTGAGATGACAGTCTTCATTTTTGCTGTATTCAACTTCATAGTCACCAGTTCAACAGTCCTAATTTCCTATGCCTTCATCCTGTCCAGTATTCTCCGCATCAGTACCACAGAGGGAAGGTCCAAAGCCTTCAGCACATGCAGCTCACACTTTGCAGCCGTGGGGATTTTCTATGGAACAACCGCCTTCATGTACTTGAAACCCTCCACGGCCAATTCCCTGGCCCAGGAGAATGTGGCCTCCGTGTTCTACACCACAGTgatccccatgctgaaccccctgATCTACAGCTTGAGGAATAAGGAGGTAAAGGTGGCCATCCAGAAAACTCTGAGGGTAAAATCCTTTTGA